In Setaria italica strain Yugu1 chromosome I, Setaria_italica_v2.0, whole genome shotgun sequence, the genomic window TCATTTCATTTTAGAGCGTAGTAATGTATGACGTCATCATTGGACTACATTAAAACTTTAGCCTGTAATATCGTGAAGCATTCTGAGAAGAAGTGATGAAGAATGCGTACTTTCATATTCTAATATGCTGTACATTTTTcatcccttttcttcttcagcCATTTGTAGGTAGCGCTGATGGAGCACTGCAAAATTCCTTCCATGTCGGGAGACAAGTGCCGTCATTACCGATTGTCCAATCTGATAGGTGAATTCAGAAACAGTATGTATACCTTTTGGTCATATTTGTCTGTGATATGTTCCTGTTCCGTTTCACTTGGCTTAACTATAATGTGGTCATTTAGTTATTTTCTAATCTAACATTTAGACACCACTTATGTAAAGTGTAAAGGGAGAATTAGCTGACACGTTAGTTATCTAACAAACACAATGTAGTTGCTTGATGATTGTTAAGCAGAAAGGTGGACTTATAGGGAACACATGGTACTCATATGTAGTAACATAATTTCAAGGGTGGTTATTTCAGAGGAACTTTGCAAGAAACAAAAGCATAATGTTTGAACATCTTTTGATTTTCTTTCATTACAAACAAACACGGCCACATTGTCCAATCAGTTGGTTTTATCTATCTGTTCAGAATTTACTACAATTAGAGAAACAACATTCTAGCGAGAGGAAAAATATCAAGAGGCTTACAAAATCAGTGTTTTTGGCAGAGGCTAACAACTTATGTAGTTAAGTGCTTTGGCAGAATCATGACTAAGCTTCTATTTCCTTTCTTGACTTCTATTTTCCTTTACTTCTCTAGATATTTTTCTTATCTTGTGTGCTTTCTGTAGATAAAAAATGGGCTATCCTTTCCCTGATGTACCAGTAGCCATTTGTGTTAGATAGTTGTATATttgatctttttctttcttttggtgTTTTTATGAACTGAATCTTGTCTTGTTCTGTCTAAACTATGCAGATTTATGAATCTGCCTTATCCAAGTGAAGAAACACTAGCTAGACACTCCATATTAGGACCTAATGGTCTTCATGGCCGATGGAATGGGCGTGTTACTAGAATTAATTAAGGTATGATTGTCTCACTTTCATTGTCTTAATGTGTTTGGCTTAGAATTTGACCACAAGCAAGCATTATCTAATGTTTCTCTACCATTCTTTACAGGTTCACCATCAAGCAGTGATGGTGAGGGCAAGTCTAGGAAGCGACGGTGTTCTCCCACAGGTACCTAGGGATGCCTTTTGTCCCCCTCTCGTGGTTGAGCCCATTTGTTTGCTATAGAATTTTGatcttattttctttggttCACATGGTAATATCAGTTGCTCATTTAGGAGCAGTCCTGCTTTCTTACTCTTCTGTGAGGGTTTACACTATGATATTACCATAAGATCTATATATTGAAATAGATGAGGTGTACTCACCGTGAAAGTCTGTCAGTCTGATACTTTAATCATAATGGCTTTCATGAAGAGGTTGCTTCAAATAACGAGCAGGAGTGCCAATCTGAGACTCAGGTAACTGAATACAGTGAAATTGTACAAGTTGAGCGTGAAGCTACTTCCCTTGATACATCTTTCGAGCTGGCTGCAATGTAACTTGCTGAATTGCAGGTTGTTGGTAAGTCAGCATCATGCTGTGATAGCTGCGGTAAGCCTACCATCCAAGGGTTCTAAGAAAAAGAAGCAAGGGGGTGAGCAACTACTTTGTAAACACTGTGAAAAGGTATGCGGCTAGCCGTGTGAGTTGTGAGATACTTCTTTATCTTTCAGGTGTGACTTCCACAGCTTTCCTTCCTTTTGGTGACTTATGTGTATGAGATTTACTTCTCTGCAGCTTATTGCAGTCGAAACAATACTATGGCATATGTAAGAAAATTTGGCACTACACAGATGGTGTAAACTGGGTAAGGGCTTAGAAGAATACAAGTTTTGGTTGCACATGATCTCTTGAATTTTCTTTGTCCTGACCTGCAAGCTGCAAGGCAACTTCTTGCCAGGTCTGTTGTGATGAGTGCCAGATTTGGGTTCATATTGAATGTGACCTGACATGCAACAACTTGGAGGTTATTTCGCCACCTTGTTCTTATGCTGATACTAATGTCCTTACTGCTTGATATGCAATTATTCTACGAATATCCTTCACTGACTCTTCGTTATGTCACAGGATTTAGAAAATACTGATTATTTCTGTACGGACTGCAAATCAAAATACAAACCAGTGGTAGATCGACTTCCAGTCtgttatttttataaaaatatatacataCAGTTAATTGCCACATTGGTACAGAATAACAAGTCATTTATTGCAAACATTTTGAGTATTTTACGATGTGATGTATTTCAAGTATACGAATTAAACTAAAATATGGAGATTTTGGAGGCAGCGGGTGGAGGTGAGGATGTTGAAAGCATGCTGACAATAGGAGTGGCACGTAGGGGACTTCTTAGAGGGCtgagaggaagatgatgaagttgCAACGATTTGTAGTTTTATTATATTGTATTAACACCCAATGTGTCAATAATTTATTTGAGTACTTTAGAATTAAATGGAGAATAAATATTGTTCAAGGCAAAGTATGGCTTTATTGCTATATGTCCTTACAAATATTTAGTACAATGAAAATTGATGTCCATACGATACTATTCTTTGGGTACTTGATGAGTCTTCTTCATTTTGAGAAGTTCGCTATACTGGTATAAGTGAATGATTTAtcgcccgtagcaacgcacgggcatgattctagtttatttttaaaagccAAGAGAAGTAgttttaccaaacatttttTCAAAAGACAAGCTAGGGTCAAAAAAAAGCTGCTTCACCAGATGAGCCAGAGCTATTTTTGCAAGAGCTAAAGCCATACCAAACAGACCCGTAATGTTGAAAAATATGTACAACAGTACGAAGATATGAACCCTAAATACGACAAAGGAAAGCAACAGAGGCAGAGCTCAAGAAAGATATCAGGGGGCCAACCTAAGAAACTAACCCAAATACATAGTCAAAttgattcttttgtttttttaggtCAACGGGGGGAGATCCCCACCTGAAATCATTACTTCATGGGCCTTTTGGAGGCCAAAGTATTTACACTGATAATTAGCATTAGAAAACAACAGGGGGGATGGTTCCATTTTGTTTCAGACTACATTGAACCAAAGATCAGGCACCATGCATCAGGGATTGCTCGCTCGTCCATTCGGAAACGCTGGCTCCAGAGACGGGCTTCGTCTCGGCATGCTTGCCAGAACCTGGTATGGGACGGAGGGGAGCGCTGGAAAACTACCTCATTCCTGTGCTTCCAGAGCAGCCAGCACCCAAGCAGTAAGAAGGTGGAGAAATGCCGAGCCGGAACTGTTGTCGGACGACCAACAGTCCATAGCTCCTTAACAGAAGCTCCAGCAGTCGAAACGCCCAGCGCGCTCCACGTTTGTTCCGCGAACTGGCAGCGGAAAATGATGTGATTGCAGTCCTTAGGGCAGCCACATATTGCACAAGATGGATCGGTCAGGACATGCTTCTTGACGAGGTTCTCTCGACACTGAATCCGTTCTTGTACTAAAAGCCATCCAAAGAACCTAATCCGTGGCGGGGCGCGGCTGGCAAAAGGGGATGTGGAGGACCCTGATGCAATCTTGAGCTTGGCGTATACCTCAGCCGAAGACAAGGTAGTGGGATCTCGCCCAATGAGGGAGAGGCGCTGGTCACTTGCATTCTGAAGTGTCACGGAGGCAAGTAGGCAATTCAGTGCGTCGAGTTCTTCAGTAGCAAGGCCCGATAGGCGTGTGGTCAGGTTGCCCGCTAGGCCTTCATTCAGCGTTTGGGCAACTGTTGTGTTTGCACGAACAACATGTGTGTACAGTGCCGGGAACAGGTCACATAATCTGCCTTCTGGGAGCCACCGGTCGTGCCAGAAGTTGGTCGAGCGCCCATCAGAAAGGTACACCGGCAACACTTTCCTCAGGTCAGCCCAGTGTGCCCCCTCAATCTCGCCATGGAGATCCATCAGGCTGACAAGCTCACGCGCCCACTGCGCCCATGACGACTCCCCCGGAAGATGTAGGCAATTCTTTTGTTAGGTAATCTTTGGCGAAAATTAGTATTTTACTAAGAAAAGTTCCTAAAACAATGATGCTCTGCCCCTGGAAATAAAGATATATTGTGCTTAAGCAACATCATAGGAATCCGCATTCATTGGTTTTCCATCTGTTCTGTTCGTTTTGTCAGGGAATTTGTGCTGGAAAGATGACACGGACTCAGAACTGGATGTGCTACAGGAGCAGGTAGGTGCATTGATCTGCTCTAAACCATCCATTTGGGAATACCTGTCAACCAATTGCTCCCTCCAAACTTTCAGAACACCCTTTCAAATCGCCACTCGAACCTCTGCAACCGTCCCATGACCAAACAACTTGGGAAAATTATTCGCTTTACCAAACAACGTGACCTCATCCCATCCCTCTCCTACCCCCGGGACTGGTGCACCAACAACAGCGCTGACGCCGTAGCATATATCGGTCAGATACTATCATCCGTGCAAATTTCGTTCGTCAAGCTTGAGTGCTTGACCATACCACACATGGTAACATGCTCCAGATTTGTGGTAGGTTTGATGGCTGTTCGGACATAATTTACGCAAAACAAAAAACGCAAAATCCATCCAACAATTACGGTGCTGAATCACGAACGAGCTCGCTAAAGATGCGTCACCTCCGCGGATGTCAACTCGCCAGCCCGGACGCCGTCCAATTTGCTCGTGAGAAACATGCCTCGCATGACAAATCGAGTGCTGATCTCAGCCGTGTCGACCAAGTCCCAAAACCTGGCCAATCACGATCAGCTCGGCCGCAACCACGACTCAAAAACCACGTTTTCCGACCTCGAATATAAAAATGCAAGTGGGTACCTGATGGTGTTTTCTAGATCAACTtaggtctgttcgcttcagcttataagttggctgaaaagctgaaacggctgatttgttgtgagagaaaaacacggtttggtagctgataagccgtctaaataagctgaagcgaacaggccaattACGATGGTACGCCGCAGTAGTTCATTTCACCTCCCATATTATTTACGCATGATGctgttttaatttattttatcaACTTTTTAGTCGATCCAATaactaaaaatatatttttatataacttGCATCCTTGCTCGAATCGGCTGCGGAGGCCAGAGCTCCAGTTTGAGGCCAACTAATAATTAATCGATTGTTTATAACGGATAAATTAATCCAGTCACGGGTGCACAGCGAGAGCGGCCCGTACCCAACACAGCCGGACACCAACCTGTGCCCCCCTGTTGGAGCGCGACGAAAGCGACGCGACGTCGCGACCCGCCCGTATAAATCCACGCCGTCCGTCGCCGCCGGATCCCCGCCGCGAGCACACGATAACCGGTCGGAGAGAGGAGGCCTTTTGGTGTTGTCCTGtccctttttcttttcgaaAAAGGATCTCTCTGCGCGccgggcggcgatggcggcggcgccggcgcccctgCCGGCGGCCGTCGCGGGGTGGTGGGAGCGCGTGAACGGCTCGCCCGCGTGGCAGGACGGGATCTTCGGCGCCCTCGCCGTCCTCTACGGaatcatcgccgccgcctcatTCGTAAGCGTCTCGTCTCATCTTGTTGATGTAGCAATGGACGCCGCTAGGCGGCTGGGGGAAGATGCTTCTTTGTTGAATTGTATACTCAGACATGATACCGTCGAAGGAATAAGCCTGTACCGTTTGCTTTGGTGTCATGACAGGAGAATAAATACTTGATTTTCAGCCTATTTGACATGAGTACCATAAATTTGCCATATCGCAATCAACAAATTTTAGGTGGGAATAAAGAGAGGTTTAATTGGTTTGTACCTTGAGCATATCAGTGTACTTGTCCAATAATCAGTGCGAATATATACACACATTTGGTTCAATCAAGATTGCAAGTACGATTTGGAATAGAAATTGATAGTTGGACAAGTACTTGAGGAGTTGAGGTTACTTGCCAGTACTCATCTTTCTGAAACATTGAAATCTCACCTTATTGTTAGTGCAGGATAAGAATTTGGGCATAGCATCTGAATATTTGATGAAGTAATAAGAGTGTAAATATCTTTCTTTATACCTGTGGTTGCCATGTAAATGCTCACTGTTTGTTGAATAAATTAAGTGCTTGATAAACAGAGGTCAAAATGATTATAATGTGCCATGCAGATTCAAGTTGCCAGAATACAGCGCAGAGTTCCTGAATATGGATGGACAATCCAAAAGGTTTTCCAGTTCCTGAATTTCGTGGTCAATACGGGTACATTGTTCAATCTTCTGTGCAGAAAGAAAATTACATGCTCCACTGTCTACTGCCTATTCATGTGCCCGGActctgatttgtggctcttgttgtgtttcaactctagcccaccccaacttgcttgggactgaaaggctatgttgttgttgttgttgttactgTCTACTGCTTGATGCTAACTTCACTGCATTGCAAATCTGCAGCCAGGTGTTCTATCTTTGCTTTCCGTCGCCTGGTGCAGCAAGTGAACCCTCCGGTTTGCATGCCTTAACTTTCTCGTGCAACATAAATGATAAATTTCATTTGATCGACCAGAGTTAAACTCCTCATGTTTGTTTCAATTTCAGATCTTTCAGCATGTTATCCTTGATCTTCCGGGGCTTGCATTTTTCACTACCTATGCAATGTTAGCACTTTTTTGGGCTGAGATACTTTATCAAGCGCGTGGGCTAATGACTGATCGACTTCGATCAGGTTTCTACACCATTAATGGTGTTGTATATGTGTTGCAGGTAAAGCAGGATCTTTCTAAATCTGCGCTGCTAGTTTAAGTAGTACAAAATTCTGCTTGGATTGTTTATGCAAGCAACAGATAGTATTTTCATTGGAGGTGATGTCATCCTACATTATTTAGAAGCCAATTGGAACTGCGAATTTTATGAAATTTGGCAGTGAAAAAAGATCTCTTCGTTCTGGAAAACACTAATGGCAAAATATATATTTAGTTGTTTACTAACATAAATATGCAGTTGTTAGCAGCAGATAGAAACAATGGACAGAGGTAAAAGA contains:
- the LOC101765056 gene encoding tobamovirus multiplication protein 3, with protein sequence MAAAPAPLPAAVAGWWERVNGSPAWQDGIFGALAVLYGIIAAASFIQVARIQRRVPEYGWTIQKVFQFLNFVVNTARCSIFAFRRLVQQVNPPIFQHVILDLPGLAFFTTYAMLALFWAEILYQARGLMTDRLRSGFYTINGVVYVLQGFLWLCLWWNPNHSMLVISKLFIAGLSFFTALGFLLYGGRLFLMLKYFPLESKGRQQKLREVGRVASICFCCFLARCIMMCFTAFNKEADLDVLYHPVLNFFYYLLVEILPSSLVLYILRRIPAKLQLSQYHPISGS